The genomic window TCTGGGTACTTATAACCAGGTGACAGTTTATGCCCCTAGTGAAGAGGAGGGGCAGGATATTATGGACGCCGTTTTTACAAGAGTTAACGAAATCGAAAATTTAATGAGTATAAACGTAGAAGATAGTGATATTTCCAAACTGAATGAAAAAGCCGGAGAATCTTCTGTAACAGTAGACCCCGAAACTTTCCATCTGCTAGATCTCGGGAAAGAATATAAAGAACTTACCGATGGAACTTTCAACATCGGAATCGGTACTTTAATTCAGCTTTGGGATATTGGAGGAGACGATCAGCAGGTTCCTGAAGAAGCAGAAATAGGATCACTTCTTAACCACACTGATCTCAATCAATTAATCCTAAATGAGGATAGTTATGAAGCTCGGATTGAAGATCCCGAAATGATTGTGGATTTAGGGGGCATAGCAAAAGGTTATGCTGTTGATCAAGCAGTTCAAGTAATAAAGAATCATGGTGTTGAACATGCCATTGTGGATTTCGGCGGAGATGTGTATGTGCTAGGTGGAAACCCGGACGGCAATGATTGGAGAATTGGAATCAGCACACCGGAAATCGGAGAATCCGGCGTCGTAGGTAGGCTGTTTTCCTCTGATATGTCTGTAGTGTCGTCAGGAGACTACGAACGATATTTTATAGAAAACGATCAGTTATATCATCATATTATCGACCCCAGTACCGGTCATCCTACAGATAATGAACTTTCCAGTGTGACGGTCATATCTGACTCAGCCCTTGAGGGGGATATCCTTTCTACAGCCATGTTTGTTATGGGGCTCGAAGATGGTTTAGACTTTGTAAATGACCTGGAAGGTGTCGAAGCAGTACTAATAACGAAAAGCAAGGAAGTATATCTCACTACTGGTGTTTCCGATCTTTTCGAAATTATGGATGAAGAATACACCCTTGCTGATTAATTTAAGAAATTTGTAAGATAATTTTTACTGATAGAATAAACGTAACGAGGCTTAAGGAGTATTCTTGCTTATGCCGCGTTACGTTTTATTTTATTTTATCTTTTATTCATAATATAATGCAATATCATTCTTTAATCTATAGTTTTCACCCTTTAGCTTCCCATAACTTATCAGAAATCAAATTAATTGATAATTTCCACGTCGTTACCCAGTTTATATATTACATCCTTTCGTTCTACGATCAATTGTACTTTTTCTTTTAATCTCTCATCTTTTTTTATATTTACTAAGAGTTCCCTTACCGGATTAATGGCTGTTGGATTTCCTACCGCCTTCAACATGGAAATATCACCGTTGGTATCCCCATAAGCATAACTTCTCGGTAAGTCCAACTCATATTTTTGTTCAAACTCTTTAATGGCTGCTTCTTTACTATGGGAGTCCCACATTTGATCGATCTCCCCGGTTAATAATCCCTGGGAATCTACATGATATCTGGTCCCTATAAAATCTTGTACCCCATATTTTTCTGCCATCTTCTCCACTAAATAATCCGGTCCGCCGGAAATAAAGATGATGGTATGTCCCTGTTCTTTATGCCACTGGATACGATCTCGGGTATATCGGTAGACCCTTTCCCCTTTTTTTGCAATTACCTGGTCACACATGAACTCCATATGCTTTCGGCTGATTCCCTTTACGGAATTCAAATATATTTGAGCGACTTCAAGGAGATAGTCTTCATAGTTTCCTTGTCGTTTATCCCAGTTATGAAAAGTCTTTTTGGCTTCATTATGCCATATGGAAGGATCAATAATTTCATATTTAATCATTTTTTTAAAATGCTCCACCATTAAAGAATCTCTATATAGTGTTCCATCAACGTCAAATAATGCACCTATTTTCTTCATCTGTATCCTCTCCTTTTCTCTTTCCATTAATATACCCAATTAACTCTAAAAATAACTCTATTTCTCATTCAAGAAATAGAGTTATTCTTTGATATGCCTCTGGTTTACATCATTGTTGCTAATTTATGACTGAGAATTTAACTTGATTTGATCTAATACCGCATAAGCAATATTGGATGCATGGTCACTGATTCTTTCCAAATTGCTGATAATATCCAAGAAGACTACTCCGGATCCTGTATTACATAAATTATTGTTTAAACGTTCAATATGATTTGTACGTAACGCTTTCTCTTGCTCATCAATCCGATTTTCAATTTCCAAAACCTCTAAGGCAAGAGATTGATCTAAGTTGGTTAAAGCGGTTAACGACTTTTCATAAGCATCAATGGTCATCGTACTCATTTCGTCCAACTCATCGATGGCCTTTTCCGAGAAATACAATTTATTTTCCAATCGATACATAGCAAGCTCTGCAATGTTGTCCGCATGATCCCCTACCCGTTCAATATCATTAATCGTATTAAAAAGGCCTGTAAGAATCTCACGATTCTTTTTGGAAATATCCGTGTTGGAAAGTTTAACAAGATATCCCGAGAGTTCCCGTTCAATTTCATTTACCACTTTTTCAATGCGAAATCCTTCCATGATCTCTTTTTCATTTTTATTGAAAAAGCCTTTCAAAGCGCTATGAAGGGTTTTTTTCGCCGTATTTCCCATATGAAGAGTTTCTCTCATCGCGGAATTCAAAGCTATTGATGGGGTTTCTAATAACCGTATATCAATATATTTGATACCTTCCTGGACATCCTCATCTCCCGGAACAATTTTTTTAGCGGTTTTTACAATTAATCCCGCAAAGGGTAATAGCATCAATGTGCTGGTAATATTAAAAATAGTATGGGCATTGGCAATCTGTCTTGTAACATTTGTTGGTGATAATTGTTCAACCACCAAGTATAGTGGTACTCTTAGGAAAACCAAAAATATCAAGGTTCCCGCTATATTGAATACAAAGTGGGCTGCTGCAGCTCTACGAGCTGTTCGGTTAGCTCCGATAGAAGAAATTATTGCAGTAACCGTAGTTCCGATATTAATTCCAAACAAGACAGGCAGGGCCGCGGCAAGAGGCACCAAACCTTGTAAGGATAAGGCCAAAACAATACTTGTAGAGGCTGTACTACTTTGCAGTGCAACCGTGATGAAGAAACCGGCTAAAACGCCTAAAATCGGATTTTCGGAAAAACTAATAATTAAGTCGTGAAAAGCTTGCATTTCTCTAAGGGGTCTTAGAGCATCTCCCATAAAGGTCATCCCCACAAAAAGAATACCAAAACCGATAAAGGCTTCGGATATCTGTTTGACCTTTCGGTTTTTTGTGCTTAACCAGATTATTACAGCAACACCGATAACGATCGGTGCATACTCGTCCACTCTAAAGGAAATTACTTGAGCAGTTATTGTTGTCCCGATATTAGCACCCATAATAACCCCTAAGGCTTGACTCAAGTTCATCATTCCTGCATTCACAAAGCCAACAACCATTACTGTTGTTGCACTACTGCTTTGGATAACAGCAGTTACCACAGCTCCTACAATAACGCCCAAAAATCGGTTTGTGGTTAGCACCCCGATAATGTCTTTCAGTTTATCTCCAGCTGCCCTTTGTAAACTGGAACTCATTACATGCATACCATAAAGAAAAAGACCAAGCCCTCCTAAAACACCAAAAAATATTTCCATTCTGCTGCCTCCCTAATTCACGAACTTTCCTAAGTATTTGTTTTGCAAATGATATTATAACAGATTCAATAGACCAAACCAAAGACATTTATTTAAGTAAACACTATTTCTTGATTTTTACGATCTGTTTATATTTCAATATCTTGAATATACACATTAACCTGTTCCACAGGGATATCAGTCATGGATTGTACCATATCCTTAATTCTTTTTTGTACCTTTTCAATAACTTCAGGAATTTTAATTCCCAGCTGAATTACAACAGATATGTTTATAATTATCTTTTCGTCCCCTTTTTGAATTTTTACCCCCTTCTTACTGGAAGTCTTTTTACTGAAAACCTCCGCAAAGGAATCTGAAACTCCGCTGGAAAAAGAAATAACCCCTTCCACGTCCTTTACAGCTTCTCGAATCACTGTCATAATTACTTCATTAGATATTTCAATCTTTCCTTCTTTACTCATTATTTCCATATCCATCCTCCTTAAATATTGATTAATTATTATAGCCCGTTCATATTCTTCTTTTCTGTTGATATTGTAAAAGCTGATTTCCTTCGGATCAAAACGGTGAATCGTACTTTCATCCACTGTTCGAACTCTGACTTCCGGGAAAAAATCTATGATTTTATAATGTTGCCGATCAATCATTTTCTTCATGGGTATCAAACAGTTTTTATGATAAATTCCGTGCAAAGGTTGATAATATTGTTTGATTTTCGGTACCACTACATCGTAGTCCTTTGATAACCCTCCTAAATGCTTAATCAGAGACTCATTAATAAAAGGCATATCACAAGGGAGAAAGAAACCTTGTTTCGTTGGTATTTGAGCCAAACCGGAATAAAGACCGACTAGGGAGTTTTTCTTATCGGTCTGTATTAAATCCCGAAGAAAACAAACATCCTTCAAAAAACCATAAATATTCGGATCATTTGTAAC from Isachenkonia alkalipeptolytica includes these protein-coding regions:
- a CDS encoding HAD family hydrolase, with the protein product MKKIGALFDVDGTLYRDSLMVEHFKKMIKYEIIDPSIWHNEAKKTFHNWDKRQGNYEDYLLEVAQIYLNSVKGISRKHMEFMCDQVIAKKGERVYRYTRDRIQWHKEQGHTIIFISGGPDYLVEKMAEKYGVQDFIGTRYHVDSQGLLTGEIDQMWDSHSKEAAIKEFEQKYELDLPRSYAYGDTNGDISMLKAVGNPTAINPVRELLVNIKKDERLKEKVQLIVERKDVIYKLGNDVEIIN
- a CDS encoding NTP transferase domain-containing protein gives rise to the protein MEKNTITPVILAGGANSRMGSNKALLEIDNQKIIEIMVEKLERIFHQKVHIVTNDPNIYGFLKDVCFLRDLIQTDKKNSLVGLYSGLAQIPTKQGFFLPCDMPFINESLIKHLGGLSKDYDVVVPKIKQYYQPLHGIYHKNCLIPMKKMIDRQHYKIIDFFPEVRVRTVDESTIHRFDPKEISFYNINRKEEYERAIIINQYLRRMDMEIMSKEGKIEISNEVIMTVIREAVKDVEGVISFSSGVSDSFAEVFSKKTSSKKGVKIQKGDEKIIINISVVIQLGIKIPEVIEKVQKRIKDMVQSMTDIPVEQVNVYIQDIEI
- a CDS encoding Na/Pi cotransporter family protein; translation: MEIFFGVLGGLGLFLYGMHVMSSSLQRAAGDKLKDIIGVLTTNRFLGVIVGAVVTAVIQSSSATTVMVVGFVNAGMMNLSQALGVIMGANIGTTITAQVISFRVDEYAPIVIGVAVIIWLSTKNRKVKQISEAFIGFGILFVGMTFMGDALRPLREMQAFHDLIISFSENPILGVLAGFFITVALQSSTASTSIVLALSLQGLVPLAAALPVLFGINIGTTVTAIISSIGANRTARRAAAAHFVFNIAGTLIFLVFLRVPLYLVVEQLSPTNVTRQIANAHTIFNITSTLMLLPFAGLIVKTAKKIVPGDEDVQEGIKYIDIRLLETPSIALNSAMRETLHMGNTAKKTLHSALKGFFNKNEKEIMEGFRIEKVVNEIERELSGYLVKLSNTDISKKNREILTGLFNTINDIERVGDHADNIAELAMYRLENKLYFSEKAIDELDEMSTMTIDAYEKSLTALTNLDQSLALEVLEIENRIDEQEKALRTNHIERLNNNLCNTGSGVVFLDIISNLERISDHASNIAYAVLDQIKLNSQS
- a CDS encoding FAD:protein FMN transferase produces the protein MKNIKVKRTVILLGILVSFLLLFGCSEEEDYQLVQESRFALGTYNQVTVYAPSEEEGQDIMDAVFTRVNEIENLMSINVEDSDISKLNEKAGESSVTVDPETFHLLDLGKEYKELTDGTFNIGIGTLIQLWDIGGDDQQVPEEAEIGSLLNHTDLNQLILNEDSYEARIEDPEMIVDLGGIAKGYAVDQAVQVIKNHGVEHAIVDFGGDVYVLGGNPDGNDWRIGISTPEIGESGVVGRLFSSDMSVVSSGDYERYFIENDQLYHHIIDPSTGHPTDNELSSVTVISDSALEGDILSTAMFVMGLEDGLDFVNDLEGVEAVLITKSKEVYLTTGVSDLFEIMDEEYTLAD